One genomic segment of Rhodobacter sp. 24-YEA-8 includes these proteins:
- a CDS encoding 3-hydroxyacyl-CoA dehydrogenase NAD-binding domain-containing protein — translation MQKIPLSASVHAEIRDGILLIITDNPPVNVLSADVRRGLMAGFDLLESREDLRAAVLLCEGKSFFAGADMTEFSGEIAMPDLPALITRLSQLSRPVVAAMHGTALGGGFELALAASARVAVPTAGMGLPEVTLGLLPAGGGIAQVTRLAGVEVALDLVLSGRRIGAEEARQSGLIDQIAESDLREAATALAAALPVRAGPKADPDAARKIAEYRRRNAAKLAGRDAPEEILRLVEMAAQEPDRDQGPEAREAFFRLEQGEQSRALRHVFAAERRLKDLPFLPAETQSMPVATVGVVGAGTMGSGIATVLATAGFNVLLCDSLATGLQRGLQAVADNLAGAVRRGKMDEAARAAALSRLSGHAEPEALAGADLVIEAVFERLDVKTALFARLDAICKPQTILASNTSFLDIDVMAAATGRPDRVLGMHFFSPAHVMRLLEVVRGAKTSPEVIRTAVDMGQRMQKITVCVGNCHGFIGNRILLARQTAAMELLLAGASPYDIDRAMTGFGLPMGPFQMADLAGLDVGWDRDGSAGRSMEEVFCEAGRFGMKNGLGYYDYDEKGQGRPSTDAMALIDAFRARHPEKLRDAAPEALLDHLLEPMLEQVDAIIGEGIALRPSDIDVVWVHGFGWPRWKGGPAWHRGYR, via the coding sequence ATGCAAAAGATCCCGCTTTCCGCCAGCGTCCATGCCGAGATCCGGGATGGCATCCTGCTGATCATCACGGATAATCCGCCGGTGAACGTGCTTTCTGCCGATGTGCGGCGCGGGCTGATGGCGGGGTTTGACCTCCTGGAAAGCCGCGAGGATCTGCGGGCCGCTGTGCTGCTTTGCGAGGGGAAAAGCTTTTTCGCCGGCGCAGATATGACGGAATTCAGTGGTGAGATCGCGATGCCGGATCTGCCCGCGCTGATCACCCGCCTGTCGCAGCTGTCGCGGCCGGTGGTGGCTGCAATGCATGGCACGGCGCTTGGCGGCGGGTTTGAACTGGCGCTGGCGGCAAGTGCGCGGGTGGCGGTGCCCACAGCCGGCATGGGCTTGCCCGAGGTGACGCTGGGTCTTTTGCCCGCGGGTGGCGGTATCGCGCAGGTGACGCGGCTGGCGGGCGTAGAAGTCGCGCTGGATCTGGTGCTTTCGGGGCGCCGCATCGGGGCAGAAGAGGCCCGGCAGTCAGGTCTGATCGACCAGATCGCAGAATCAGATCTGCGCGAGGCGGCGACGGCGCTGGCCGCGGCGCTTCCCGTGCGGGCCGGACCCAAGGCCGATCCGGATGCCGCGAGAAAAATTGCGGAATACCGGCGCAGGAATGCCGCGAAACTTGCCGGGCGCGACGCGCCCGAAGAGATCCTCCGGCTGGTTGAGATGGCGGCGCAGGAGCCGGATCGCGACCAGGGGCCAGAGGCGCGCGAGGCGTTTTTCCGGCTAGAACAGGGTGAGCAGTCACGCGCGCTGCGTCATGTCTTTGCCGCCGAGCGTCGCCTGAAAGACCTGCCCTTCCTGCCGGCTGAAACGCAAAGCATGCCGGTCGCGACGGTGGGTGTGGTGGGGGCCGGGACGATGGGCAGCGGCATTGCCACGGTGCTGGCAACTGCCGGATTTAATGTGCTGCTCTGCGATTCCCTGGCCACCGGGCTTCAGCGCGGTCTGCAGGCGGTGGCCGATAATCTTGCGGGCGCAGTCCGGCGTGGCAAGATGGATGAAGCGGCGCGTGCGGCGGCGCTGTCGCGGCTTTCGGGGCATGCGGAGCCGGAGGCGCTGGCCGGTGCTGATCTGGTGATCGAGGCGGTTTTTGAACGCCTTGACGTCAAGACCGCGCTCTTTGCCCGCCTTGACGCGATCTGCAAGCCACAGACGATTCTGGCCAGCAATACCTCATTTCTGGATATCGACGTGATGGCCGCTGCCACCGGACGCCCGGATCGGGTGCTGGGGATGCATTTTTTCAGTCCCGCCCATGTGATGCGGCTGCTCGAAGTGGTGCGCGGCGCAAAGACCAGTCCCGAAGTGATCAGGACTGCGGTCGATATGGGGCAGCGCATGCAGAAAATCACCGTGTGCGTCGGAAACTGCCACGGCTTCATCGGCAACCGCATCCTGCTTGCACGGCAGACGGCCGCGATGGAACTCTTGCTGGCGGGTGCCTCTCCCTATGATATCGACAGGGCAATGACCGGCTTTGGTCTGCCGATGGGGCCGTTTCAGATGGCGGATCTCGCGGGTCTTGATGTCGGCTGGGATCGCGACGGCAGCGCCGGGCGGTCGATGGAGGAGGTGTTCTGCGAAGCGGGCCGCTTTGGCATGAAGAACGGCCTTGGCTATTATGACTATGATGAAAAAGGGCAGGGCAGGCCCTCGACGGATGCCATGGCGCTGATTGACGCTTTCCGGGCGCGCCACCCTGAGAAACTGCGCGATGCCGCGCCTGAGGCGCTGCTGGATCACCTGCTGGAACCGATGCTGGAACAGGTAGACGCCATCATCGGCGAAGGGATTGCGCTGCGGCCCTCAGACATTGATGTGGTCTGGGTGCATGGTTTTGGCTGGCCCCGCTGGAAGGGCGGCCCGGCCTGGCATCGCGGCTATCGCTGA
- a CDS encoding acetyl-CoA C-acyltransferase: MPEAVIVSTARTPVGKAYRGALNDTSPQRLAGHAITAALERAGGAGAIGPEVADVILGCALQQGATSFNIGRQAALAAGLPVTVPGMAVDRQCSSGLVALSLACQQIRLEGRRIVVAGGVESCSLVQTPQMNLHRARDPDLNARIPALYMSMIETAEIVAQRYGISREAQDVFALASQQKMAAAQAAGHFTAEIAPLTVLQKRTDRESGAETLAEVHFSQDECNRPQTRAEDLSALPPVLKAGQHIAVGVSVTAGNSSQVSDGASALVVMSGSEAAARGLTPLGTLRGIEIAGCAPDEMGIGPVFAIPPLLKRFGLTVADIDLWEINEAFAAQAVYCGDRLGLPFDRLNVNGGAIAMGHPYGMSGARMSGHILLEGRRRGAKWGVVSMCIGGGMGAAGLFEIF; the protein is encoded by the coding sequence TTGCCCGAAGCCGTCATCGTCAGCACAGCCCGCACTCCTGTGGGCAAAGCTTATCGCGGCGCCCTGAACGATACCTCGCCACAAAGGCTGGCCGGCCATGCGATAACGGCCGCACTGGAGCGGGCAGGCGGGGCCGGGGCAATCGGGCCTGAGGTCGCGGATGTGATCCTTGGCTGCGCGCTGCAACAGGGCGCGACCTCTTTCAATATCGGGCGCCAGGCCGCGCTGGCCGCCGGATTGCCGGTGACGGTGCCGGGCATGGCGGTTGACCGGCAATGCTCGTCCGGGCTGGTGGCCTTGTCGCTGGCCTGCCAGCAGATCCGGCTGGAGGGGCGGCGGATCGTCGTGGCCGGCGGGGTCGAAAGCTGCTCGCTGGTGCAGACGCCGCAGATGAACCTGCATCGCGCCCGTGACCCGGACCTCAACGCCCGCATCCCCGCGCTTTACATGAGCATGATCGAGACGGCCGAGATCGTCGCGCAGCGTTACGGGATTTCACGCGAGGCGCAGGATGTCTTTGCGCTGGCCTCGCAGCAGAAGATGGCGGCGGCCCAGGCAGCGGGCCATTTCACCGCCGAAATCGCTCCGCTCACCGTCCTGCAAAAGCGGACCGACCGGGAGAGTGGCGCGGAGACGCTAGCCGAGGTCCACTTCTCGCAGGATGAATGCAATCGCCCGCAAACCCGCGCCGAAGACCTTTCCGCGCTGCCGCCGGTCCTGAAGGCGGGGCAGCATATCGCGGTGGGAGTTTCTGTCACAGCCGGCAATTCAAGCCAGGTATCCGATGGCGCAAGCGCGCTTGTAGTGATGTCGGGCAGCGAGGCGGCGGCGCGCGGGCTGACACCCCTTGGCACGCTGCGCGGCATCGAAATCGCAGGCTGCGCACCCGATGAGATGGGAATCGGCCCGGTCTTTGCGATCCCGCCGCTGCTGAAACGCTTTGGCCTTACGGTCGCGGATATTGATCTGTGGGAGATCAATGAGGCCTTCGCCGCCCAGGCGGTTTATTGTGGCGACCGGCTGGGGCTGCCTTTTGACCGGCTGAACGTCAATGGCGGCGCTATCGCCATGGGCCATCCCTATGGCATGTCGGGCGCAAGGATGAGCGGGCATATCCTGCTGGAGGGCCGGCGGCGCGGCGCAAAATGGGGCGTGGTCAGCATGTGCATCGGTGGCGGCATGGGCGCGGCCGGGCTTTTTGAAATCTTCTGA
- a CDS encoding MaoC family dehydratase, giving the protein MPLDPSRIFGTPIADRSLSYEDRDAMLYALCCGADRAVAEGDFRYIREDGLQVVPSFGQNLCFFDDWMQPAGVDIAKVVHGGLDLRMEAPFAASGEVTVRTRIGGLTDKGEGKAALALQISEVWQGGKRIFTSYSNFFVMGAGGFGGSQGEAFASEAMPAGEPDQTHDLPTRSDSPLLFRLLGDRNPLHIDPETARKIGFERPIMHGANTFGIACLEVLRRFAGGDAARMRRFTARFTGPLFPGETLRLSCWTTEPGRIRFTARAAERDAPVLDGGLAAIDPVAG; this is encoded by the coding sequence ATGCCTCTGGATCCTTCCCGCATCTTTGGAACCCCGATTGCGGATCGCAGCCTGTCCTATGAGGATCGCGACGCCATGCTTTACGCGCTGTGCTGCGGCGCAGACCGGGCGGTGGCCGAAGGCGATTTCCGCTATATCCGCGAGGACGGGCTGCAGGTTGTCCCGAGCTTTGGCCAGAATCTGTGTTTCTTTGACGACTGGATGCAACCTGCCGGGGTCGATATCGCAAAAGTGGTGCATGGCGGGCTCGATCTGCGGATGGAAGCCCCCTTTGCTGCCTCGGGCGAGGTTACGGTCAGGACCCGGATCGGCGGCCTGACCGACAAGGGCGAGGGCAAGGCGGCGCTTGCCTTGCAGATCAGCGAGGTCTGGCAGGGCGGCAAGCGTATCTTTACCTCTTATTCCAATTTCTTCGTGATGGGCGCGGGCGGCTTTGGCGGCTCGCAGGGCGAGGCTTTCGCCAGCGAGGCAATGCCTGCGGGGGAGCCTGACCAGACCCACGACCTGCCCACCCGCAGCGACAGTCCGCTGCTGTTTCGCCTGCTTGGTGATCGCAATCCATTGCATATCGATCCGGAGACAGCGCGCAAGATTGGGTTCGAGCGGCCCATCATGCATGGCGCAAATACATTCGGCATCGCCTGTCTTGAAGTGCTCCGCCGCTTCGCAGGCGGGGATGCCGCCCGGATGCGCCGCTTTACCGCCCGCTTCACCGGCCCGCTTTTCCCCGGCGAGACGCTGCGCCTGTCCTGCTGGACGACGGAGCCTGGCCGCATCCGCTTTACGGCGCGGGCCGCCGAACGCGATGCGCCGGTGCTTGATGGCGGGCTTGCCGCGATCGACCCCGTCGCGGGTTAA
- a CDS encoding SDR family oxidoreductase produces the protein MTATTYWSAQRVIITAGASGIGLAIARAYHALGAAVWICDISEEVLAAAAAELPGIGTMICDVADQAQCDAFVARATGAMGGLDILINNAGIAGPAASVEDMDAAAWRRCFDVNVHGQFYMAHAAIPHLKKNASGSIVCMASVAGKYAFGLRSPYAASKAAVISLMRALSVELGPHQIRVNAIAPGVVAGDRIKRVFTDRAATRGISYEEMEAIALRAVSMKTMVDPAEIAEMVLYLTGPAGRPVTGQVMQICGGLEYTE, from the coding sequence ATGACGGCAACAACTTACTGGTCTGCGCAAAGGGTGATCATCACCGCCGGCGCCAGCGGGATCGGTCTTGCCATCGCCAGAGCCTATCATGCCCTGGGCGCCGCGGTCTGGATCTGCGACATCAGCGAAGAGGTGCTGGCCGCCGCTGCTGCTGAGCTGCCCGGCATCGGCACCATGATCTGCGATGTCGCTGACCAGGCGCAATGTGATGCTTTTGTTGCCCGTGCAACCGGGGCGATGGGCGGGCTTGATATCCTGATCAACAATGCCGGCATCGCCGGCCCTGCTGCTTCGGTGGAAGACATGGATGCCGCAGCCTGGCGGCGTTGCTTTGACGTGAATGTCCATGGCCAGTTCTACATGGCCCATGCCGCGATCCCGCATCTGAAGAAGAATGCCTCCGGCTCGATCGTCTGCATGGCTTCGGTTGCGGGAAAATATGCATTCGGGCTTCGCTCGCCCTATGCCGCTTCCAAGGCTGCGGTGATCTCGCTGATGCGCGCCCTCTCGGTCGAGCTTGGCCCGCATCAGATCCGCGTGAATGCCATCGCGCCGGGCGTCGTGGCGGGCGACCGCATCAAACGCGTGTTCACCGACCGGGCCGCGACCCGTGGCATCAGCTATGAGGAAATGGAGGCCATCGCTTTGCGCGCGGTTTCCATGAAAACCATGGTTGATCCTGCCGAAATCGCCGAAATGGTGCTGTATCTGACCGGCCCGGCCGGTCGCCCGGTCACAGGCCAGGTGATGCAGATCTGCGGCGGCCTGGAATATACGGAGTGA
- a CDS encoding 3-keto-5-aminohexanoate cleavage protein: MIPKEDRNKVIITCAITGATHTPTMSPYLPVTPDQIIEQAIGAAKAGAAVIHLHARDPETHRPTPDLNIWLHILRSIRAETDAILNMTTGGSTFMSISDRLLAPSTASPELCSCNMGSMNFGTYTMAEKYRGKFIEDWEEGYLEASRDAIFRNTFKDIETILEVMGKGGTRFEFECYDVGHLYNLAHMLDRGLVQVPMFLQLIVGTLGGIGPGPENLMFMKETADRLFGAGTYQWSVLAGGRHQLNMATMAATMGGNVRVGLEDSLYAGPGKLAESNAEQVSMIRTVIEGLKKTVATPADARRMLATKGADKVSF; this comes from the coding sequence ATGATCCCGAAAGAAGACCGCAACAAGGTCATCATCACCTGCGCCATTACCGGCGCAACCCATACGCCAACCATGTCGCCATATCTGCCGGTGACGCCGGATCAGATCATCGAACAGGCAATCGGGGCGGCAAAGGCCGGGGCGGCGGTGATCCACCTGCATGCCCGGGATCCTGAGACCCATCGCCCGACCCCGGACCTGAATATCTGGCTGCATATTCTGCGCTCGATCCGGGCCGAGACCGATGCCATCCTGAATATGACCACCGGCGGCTCGACTTTCATGTCGATCTCGGACCGGCTGCTCGCGCCTTCGACCGCCTCGCCCGAACTGTGTTCGTGCAACATGGGCTCGATGAATTTCGGCACCTATACGATGGCCGAAAAGTATCGCGGCAAATTCATCGAGGACTGGGAAGAGGGCTATCTTGAGGCCTCGCGCGATGCCATCTTCCGCAATACCTTCAAGGATATCGAGACAATCCTTGAGGTGATGGGAAAAGGCGGCACCCGGTTCGAATTTGAATGCTATGATGTCGGCCATCTCTACAACCTCGCCCATATGCTGGATCGCGGGCTGGTTCAGGTGCCGATGTTCCTGCAGCTGATCGTCGGAACCTTGGGCGGGATCGGCCCCGGCCCCGAGAACCTCATGTTCATGAAGGAAACCGCCGACCGCCTGTTCGGCGCAGGCACCTATCAGTGGTCGGTGCTGGCCGGCGGTCGCCATCAGCTGAACATGGCCACCATGGCCGCAACCATGGGCGGCAATGTCAGGGTCGGGCTGGAAGACAGTCTCTATGCCGGTCCCGGCAAGCTGGCGGAATCGAATGCCGAACAGGTCAGCATGATCCGCACGGTGATCGAAGGGCTGAAAAAGACCGTCGCGACCCCGGCTGATGCGCGGCGTATGCTGGCGACAAAGGGCGCTGATAAGGTCAGTTTCTGA
- a CDS encoding ABC transporter substrate-binding protein: protein MNRRAFLASSALFGATAVLPAKWAYAQDRAEALRVLSEGAANSFDSFSVGVNRNSLQITWNIYDRLLKFAYKPREDGTFYYDYFDIQPELAESFEVSEDQKQITFHLRKDATFHDGAPVTAEDVKWSFDRLVASPIGLAQFSTGSMTTSEQFVVVDAHTFRVDLPQPDRFALPNIALTYPIIVNSKLATQHATAEDPFASEWLKTNPAGGGAFKIERAQIGDRILFSRFDDWKSGPKPGFAQVLWQTVPTAESRVASLIKGDADVVQDLPPKDVIALSDNPDIKVVGVPTSNFQFIGMNNAVAPFDDVRVRQAIAYALPYQDMLQSALFGRAQPLFGGTPGKPETTTFPQPLGYSTDLDKAKALLAEAGLADGFETSFAYELSVATVAEPVALLLQESLGKIGIKVNLEKVPAGQLGTLLQEKKVPFYFEGSTSYLADPDYFFRIFYFGDTRWNFGNYQNPEFRALVDKTRYETDKAVYDADILRMIELVKEEVPIILLWHPTLDVGLAKSVDNYSYTFHRQLDLRPLSRG from the coding sequence ATGAATCGTCGTGCTTTTCTGGCCAGCTCGGCCCTGTTCGGTGCAACCGCGGTTCTGCCGGCGAAATGGGCATATGCCCAGGACAGGGCAGAGGCGCTGCGGGTTCTCAGCGAGGGGGCCGCGAACTCATTCGACAGCTTCTCTGTCGGGGTGAACCGCAACTCGCTGCAGATCACCTGGAACATCTATGACCGGCTGCTGAAATTCGCCTATAAGCCGCGTGAGGATGGCACCTTCTATTACGACTATTTCGACATTCAGCCCGAACTGGCCGAAAGCTTTGAAGTGTCGGAAGATCAGAAGCAGATCACCTTCCATCTGCGCAAGGATGCCACCTTCCATGACGGCGCGCCGGTCACCGCAGAGGATGTGAAATGGTCCTTCGACCGTCTCGTCGCCTCGCCGATCGGTCTGGCCCAGTTCTCGACCGGTTCGATGACCACGTCCGAGCAATTCGTGGTCGTCGACGCGCATACATTCCGCGTGGACCTGCCGCAGCCCGACCGTTTCGCGCTGCCCAACATCGCCCTGACCTATCCGATCATCGTCAACTCCAAACTCGCGACGCAGCATGCAACCGCTGAGGATCCCTTTGCCTCCGAATGGCTGAAGACCAATCCCGCAGGCGGCGGCGCGTTCAAAATCGAGCGCGCGCAAATCGGCGACCGGATCCTCTTCAGCCGGTTCGATGACTGGAAATCAGGGCCGAAGCCGGGCTTTGCGCAGGTGCTGTGGCAAACCGTGCCGACCGCCGAAAGCCGTGTCGCCTCGCTGATCAAGGGCGATGCCGATGTGGTACAGGATCTGCCGCCGAAAGACGTGATCGCGCTGTCGGACAATCCTGATATCAAGGTCGTCGGAGTGCCGACCTCGAACTTCCAGTTCATCGGCATGAACAATGCCGTGGCGCCGTTCGATGATGTGCGGGTGCGCCAGGCGATTGCCTATGCGCTGCCCTATCAAGACATGTTGCAATCGGCCCTGTTCGGCCGCGCCCAGCCGCTGTTTGGCGGCACACCCGGCAAGCCGGAAACCACCACATTCCCGCAACCGCTGGGCTATTCCACCGATCTCGACAAGGCCAAGGCCCTGCTGGCCGAGGCGGGTCTGGCAGATGGTTTCGAGACCAGCTTTGCCTATGAGCTCTCTGTCGCCACCGTCGCCGAACCGGTTGCGCTTTTGCTGCAGGAAAGCCTTGGCAAGATCGGCATCAAAGTGAACCTTGAAAAAGTGCCTGCCGGTCAGCTTGGCACGCTTTTGCAGGAGAAGAAGGTTCCCTTCTACTTCGAGGGCTCGACCTCTTATCTCGCGGATCCCGACTACTTCTTCCGCATCTTCTATTTTGGCGATACCCGCTGGAATTTCGGCAATTACCAGAACCCTGAATTCAGGGCGCTGGTCGATAAGACCCGCTACGAAACCGACAAGGCGGTTTATGATGCAGATATCCTGCGGATGATTGAGCTGGTGAAGGAAGAGGTTCCAATCATCCTGCTCTGGCATCCGACCCTGGATGTGGGTCTGGCGAAATCGGTCGATAATTATTCCTATACCTTCCACCGTCAGCTGGATCTGCGGCCACTCTCGCGCGGCTGA